One Helicobacter pylori genomic window, TTAGCGTCGTGAACGCGTTGTTTTGGATCATTTTCTTAGACGCTGTTTTTTCTATTCTCTTTTCTAAGTTGAACATATAATGAACGCTATTAACAATCAAGTCTTAATTGAAGTGAAGGATCTCCATAGCGCTTTTGGGAGCACCATTATTCACAGGGGCGTGAGTTTTAGCGTGCATAAGGGCGAAGTGATGGCGATTTTAGGGGGTTCAGGGAGCGGTAAAAGCACGCTTTTAAGGTGCATGATCTTGCTCAATCGCCCTACAAAGGGGGAAGTGTTGCTTTTTGGGGAAGATATATGGAAACTTAAAGAAAGAGAGCAGCAAAAGATTTTTAACCGCTGTGGGATTTGCTTCCAGTTTGGGGCGCTCTATAGCTCTTTAACCGTTTTAGAAAATGTGGGCGTGATGCTAGAGCAATACGGCGCTTATTCTAAAAAAATTGTTGAAGAAATTTCTAAAATGTGGATTGAAAGAGTGGGTTTGCCCCCTAGGGCTTACCACCTTTACCCCTATGAATTGAGCGGGGGGATGAAAAAGCGCGTGGGTATAGCTAGGGCTATGGCGACTAATCCGGAAATCTTATTTTTAGATGAGCCAACAAGCGGGCTGGATCCTTATAGTGCGGGCAAATTTGATGAACTCATCATGACGCTCAAAGAGAGCTTACAGCTTACGGTGGTGATGATTACGCATGATTTGGACTCCGTGCATGATTGCGTGGATCGATTCATCATGCTCAAAGACGGGCTATTAGAATTTAATGGGGATTTAAAAGATTTTATCAAAAAAGCTCAAACTCAAGGGCTAGATGAAGGCAATTTATTCAATTCAACACGAGGAGAGAAATTTTGGAAAGGCATGTGAATTACACTTTAATCGGCGGGCTCTTCTTTTTATGCTTAGTGTGCATGGTAGGCTTTATTTTATGGCTAGGCCATTTGGGCTTAGATGACGGAAAGTATTATGAATATGTGGTCTATACGGACAAAGACTTGGGAGGCATTGCGACCAACTCGCCCATTAATTACAAAGGGATTCAAGTGGGTAATGTTATTAAGGTGGGTTTTGCAAAGGATAAAGTGGGGGTGGTCCGTTTGGATTTGATGATCAAATCCAGCGTTAAGATCCGTAAAGACTCCAAAGTGGCGGTTTCTTCTAGAGGGTTTATGGGGTTAAAATTTTTAGCCTTAGAGCAAAGCCACAATGAAGAATTTTATGGTAGTGGCGATAAAGGGGAGCGGATTTTAATCTTTAAAGAAGGGCTTATGGATCGCTTGAGCGGTGATGCTAATCAAGTGGTGCAAGAAGTGATGAAAGCGATTAGGAATGTGAATAGGATTTTAGACGATGAAAATGTGGAAAAATTCAAGCACATTCTCGCTTCAGTAGATGATCTCATCGCTAATTTGGATTCAAGAAAGACTCAATTTGATTCCTTGATCAACAACGCTAACAACCTTGTTTCTAATGTCAATAACGTGGCTTTAGATGTGGATAAACGCGTCAAACAGGGGCAATACGACTTTAAGGCGATGTTCACTCCTTTAATCATGCAAGCGCAGTTGAGCTTAAGAAACATTGATAATTTTGTGGAAAAAGGCTCTGCTTTGATAGACAAATTTGACGCTAACCCCTATAAAACGATTTTTGGAGAAAGGAAATAATCATGAGAGCTACGGCGATAAAAATCTTTTCACTCTCATCAGCATTAGCGTTGTTGCTTCAGGGTTGCTTGAGCATCAATTTAAAACAAATGCTGCCAGAGATCAGAACTTATGATTTGAATGCGAGTTCTTTTGAAATAACGCAATGCCCTAAACCTTTGACTGAAGTGAGGCTCATTAGTATTTTGAGCGCGGATTTATTCAACACTAAAGAGATCGTTTTTAAAGCCCAAGACGGGCAGATCACGCATGGGAAGCACCAAAAATGGATAGACTTGCCTCGCAACATGTTAAAAACCATGTTCATGCAAGAAGCGCAAAAAGCATGCTTAGGCGTGGCTTTGCCCCCTTATGGTGCGGGCGCGCCCACTTATGCGGTTCGTTTTACGATTTTATCGTTTTCTCTTTTAGAAAAAGAAAATTCTACCTATAGGGCGGAATTTGCGCTAGGCTATGATATTAGCGTGAAAGGCGATTCGCATTCTGGAGTGATCATTAAGCATGAAAATATTTCTAGCTTGGAAAATAAAACGACCAAAACGAGTAAAAATGGCAGTCAAGATTTTCAAGAAAGCGCGATACAATCCCTCCAACATGTCAGCACGCAAGCGATGCAAGAAGCGATTTCTTTGATTAAAAAAGCCATTGAAGCGCAAAGCGTAAGCCCGTTAAAAAAATAAAAAACAAGGAGGAATTGTTTGAATTTACGATTGGCTGGAGCAAGCGTTTTAACGGCTTGTGTCTTTTCGGGGTGTTTTTTCTTAAAAATGTTTGATAAAAAACTTTCTAGTAACGATTGGCATATCCAAAAAGTAGAAATGAACCATCAAGTCTATGACATTGAAACCATGCTCGCTGATAGCGCTTTTAGAGAGCATGAAGAAGAGCAAGATTCCTCTCTAAATACCGCTTTGCCTGAAGATAAAACAGCGATTGAAGCCAAAGAGCAAGAGCAAAAAGAAAAAAGAAAACGCTGGTATGAGCTTTTTAAAAAGAAACCAAAGCCCAAAAGCTCTATGGGAGAGTTTGTGTTTGATCAAAAAGAAAATCGTATTTATGGCAAAGGCTATTGCAACCGGTATTTTGCCAGCTATGTATGGCAGGGCGATAGGCACATTGGGATTGAATATAGCGGGATTTCAAGAAAAGTGTGTAAAGATGAGCATTTAATGGCGTTTGAATTGGAATTTATGGAGAATTTTAAGGGTAATTTTACGGTAACTAAGGGCAAGGATACACTCATTTTAGACAACCAAAAAATGAAAATTTATTTGAAAACGCCTTGAGTGGGTTGTTGGTTTCAAAACAATCTAAAACCACTAAATTAGGGATTAAAAAGAAATTTTTAAGCACCTTTTAAGAGATTACCTCTTGGCTTTTTGAAAGCTTTTTATTATTTTGATCGCAAAAGATGCTTTGAGCGTTTTTTAGATTTGGCGTCAAAGCCCCCTAAAAGGACTTTTTAAAATCAAAAAGAGGGTTTAGGGGTTTTGTCTGTCATTATGGGGAGTTCTGGGTAGATTATTTTAGGTTTTTTACCCTTTAAGGCTCCAAAGAAAGTTTCAATTTTTTTCGCTTCTGCATCGCTGATTTCAATGCCTAACTGGATAGAGCCCATTTCTTTAATCGCATCCTTGACATCCCAGAATTGCCCGTTATGGAAATAAGGCATCGTTTCGGTGATATTCCTTAAAGTAGGCACTTTCACAAGCCCGTTTTTATCGCCTTTGAAATCGCCCACATTAGCGAATTTATAAGGTTTGACCACCCCAAAAGGTTGCATCGTCCCCCCAAGATTGATGCCGTTATGGCAAGCCACACAGCCTTTAGAAATGAATAAATCCAGCCCCTCTTTTTCGGCCTTACTGAGCGCTTTAGGATTGCCCCTTAAAAAATCATCATAGCGGCTTGGGGTAATGAGCGTGGCTTCAAACATAGCGATACTATCAGCGATCAATTTAAAATCAATTTTGACTCTAGAGCCATAGGCTTTTCTAAAGAGCTTGACATAGCCTGGCATGGAATTGATTTTTTCTACCACCACTTTAGGGTCAGCCCCCATTTCAAAAGAAGACTGAATCGGCCCTTGCGCTTGTTCGTTTAAATGCGTAACCCTGCCATCCCAAAACTGCACATCGTTAAACACAGAGTTATACACCGTTGGGGAGCTTAAAAGGTGGGGGTTTTTCTTCCATTGAGAACCTATAGTGCTTGGGACTAAATCCACCCCACCTAAGCCCAGATTATGGCATGTGTTGCAAGACACGAGATAGGAAGTGGAAATCCTAGGATCAAAATAGAGCATTTTGCCTAATTCCACTTGAGCGGAGGTCATGATTTCGCTGTTTTTAGCACCAATACCCACATCTCTGGTTTTTTTGATTTGGTATTCTTTGAGCGCTTTGCCCATAGGCATGGGTTCTAACTGGCTTTCCCTCGCTTTTTTGATCAATTCTAAATCGTTCAAGGCATGAGCGCAAGAAAAGGCCAAGCAAACGCCCAACAAAATGGATTTTTTCATGATGAACTCCTAAAATAGCGTTAAAAACAAGACAAAACTTTCTTATTATAACCACCATTTTAAAATAATTCACCACTAAATGAATTGATAAAGAGTTTTTTAAAGAGCGGTAGGTATAATGGCGTTAAATCCAAATAGGGGTTATACAATGAAAGAGAATAAAACTTTCACGCATTTGCACTTGCACACAGAATATTCGCTTTTAGACGGGGCGAACAAGATTAAAATTCTAGCCAAACGCATTAAAGAATTGGGCATGAAAAGCGTGAGCGTAACTGATCATGGGAACATGTTTGGAGCGATTGATTTTTATACGAGCATGAAGAAAGAAGGCATTAAGCCTATTATCGGCATGGAAGCGTATATCCATAATGATGACAACCTTTCTAGCAAAGAAACCAAGCAGCGTTTCCATTTGTGCCTGTTCGCTAAAAACCAAGAGGGCTATGAAAATTTGATGTTCTTAAGCTCTATGGCGTATTTAGAGGGGTTTTATTACTTCCCGCGCATCAATAAAAAGCTTCTAAGGGAGCATTCTAAGGGCATTATCGCTTCTAGCGCGTGCTTGCAAGGGGAAGTCAATTACCATTTGAATACTCATAATGAGAGAAACCGCAAGTATGGGGCTAAAGGCTATGATGAAGCCAAAAGAATCGCTTGCGAATACCAAGAGATTTTTGAAGACGATTTTTATTTAGAAATCATGCGCCATGGCATTTTAGATCAGCGATTTATTGATGAGCAAGTCATTAAAATGTCTTTAGAAACAGGGTTAAAAATCATTGCCACCAACGACACCCACTACACCATGCCTAATGACGCCAAGGCTCAAGAAGTAGCGATGTGCGTAGCGATGGGTAAAACCCTAAACGATAAGGGGCGCTTGAAACACTCCGTGCATGAGTTTTACATTAAGTCCCCTGAAGAAATGGCAAAGCTCTTTGCAGATATTCCAGAAGCCTTAGAAAACACCCAAGAAATCGCTGATAAATGCGTTTTAGAGATTGATTTAAAAGACGATAAGAAGAACCCCCCAACCCCCCCAAGTTTCAAATTCACTAAAGCTTACGCCAAAAATGAGGGGCTGGATTTTGAAGATGACGCTTCTTATTTTGCCCATAAGGCCAGAGAGGGCTTGAAAGAGCGCTTAATTTTAGTGCCAAAAGAAAAGCATGATCAATACCAAGAACGCTTAGAAAAAGAAATTGAAGTCATTACGAACATGAAATTCCCGGGGTATATGCTGATTGTGTGGGATTTTATCCGTTACGCTAAAGAAATGGGCATTCCTGTGGGGCCTGGTAGGGGGAGTGCGGCCGGGAGTTTGGTGGCTTTTGCTTTAAAAATCACGGATATTGACCCCTTGAAATACGATTTGCTCTTTGAAAGATTTTTAAACCCCGAAAGAATCAGCATGCCTGATATTGATACGGATTTTTGCCAGCGCCGGCGTAAGGAAATCATAGAATACATGATTGAAAAATACGGCAAATACAATGTGGCTCAAGTCATCACCTTTAATAAGATGCTGGCTAAAGGCGTGATCAGAGATGTCGCAAGGGTGTTGGACATGCCTTATAAGGAGGCGGATGATTTTGCCAAACTCATCCCCAACCGCTTAGGAATCACGCTCAAGGGCTATGAAAAAAATGGCGAGTTCATCGAGGGGGCGTGGGAATTAGAG contains:
- a CDS encoding ABC transporter ATP-binding protein, encoding MNAINNQVLIEVKDLHSAFGSTIIHRGVSFSVHKGEVMAILGGSGSGKSTLLRCMILLNRPTKGEVLLFGEDIWKLKEREQQKIFNRCGICFQFGALYSSLTVLENVGVMLEQYGAYSKKIVEEISKMWIERVGLPPRAYHLYPYELSGGMKKRVGIARAMATNPEILFLDEPTSGLDPYSAGKFDELIMTLKESLQLTVVMITHDLDSVHDCVDRFIMLKDGLLEFNGDLKDFIKKAQTQGLDEGNLFNSTRGEKFWKGM
- a CDS encoding MlaD family protein, encoding MERHVNYTLIGGLFFLCLVCMVGFILWLGHLGLDDGKYYEYVVYTDKDLGGIATNSPINYKGIQVGNVIKVGFAKDKVGVVRLDLMIKSSVKIRKDSKVAVSSRGFMGLKFLALEQSHNEEFYGSGDKGERILIFKEGLMDRLSGDANQVVQEVMKAIRNVNRILDDENVEKFKHILASVDDLIANLDSRKTQFDSLINNANNLVSNVNNVALDVDKRVKQGQYDFKAMFTPLIMQAQLSLRNIDNFVEKGSALIDKFDANPYKTIFGERK
- a CDS encoding META domain-containing protein, coding for MNLRLAGASVLTACVFSGCFFLKMFDKKLSSNDWHIQKVEMNHQVYDIETMLADSAFREHEEEQDSSLNTALPEDKTAIEAKEQEQKEKRKRWYELFKKKPKPKSSMGEFVFDQKENRIYGKGYCNRYFASYVWQGDRHIGIEYSGISRKVCKDEHLMAFELEFMENFKGNFTVTKGKDTLILDNQKMKIYLKTP
- a CDS encoding cytochrome-c peroxidase gives rise to the protein MKKSILLGVCLAFSCAHALNDLELIKKARESQLEPMPMGKALKEYQIKKTRDVGIGAKNSEIMTSAQVELGKMLYFDPRISTSYLVSCNTCHNLGLGGVDLVPSTIGSQWKKNPHLLSSPTVYNSVFNDVQFWDGRVTHLNEQAQGPIQSSFEMGADPKVVVEKINSMPGYVKLFRKAYGSRVKIDFKLIADSIAMFEATLITPSRYDDFLRGNPKALSKAEKEGLDLFISKGCVACHNGINLGGTMQPFGVVKPYKFANVGDFKGDKNGLVKVPTLRNITETMPYFHNGQFWDVKDAIKEMGSIQLGIEISDAEAKKIETFFGALKGKKPKIIYPELPIMTDKTPKPSF